One Tunturibacter gelidoferens genomic region harbors:
- a CDS encoding EamA family transporter, with the protein MLAAFSSLSPLERIDHEMQHTLTPRRWLVLIAVMLGASIGDALLGIGMKQLGPVSLHHLGALFLALKSPWIISGILVLLGFMACYMTALSWADITFVLPATAFGNVIVTILSRFWLHEHVSRSRWLGVALIVIGVGFVANGPSRTEYAAIEVEALP; encoded by the coding sequence ATGCTGGCCGCTTTCTCTTCGCTGTCACCACTCGAACGGATCGATCACGAAATGCAGCACACCCTCACCCCCCGCCGCTGGCTCGTTCTCATCGCGGTCATGCTGGGCGCCTCCATCGGCGACGCCCTCCTCGGCATCGGCATGAAGCAGCTCGGCCCAGTCTCCCTTCACCACCTTGGCGCGCTCTTCCTGGCCCTCAAAAGCCCCTGGATCATCTCCGGCATCCTCGTCCTGCTCGGCTTCATGGCCTGTTACATGACCGCCCTGAGCTGGGCCGACATCACCTTCGTCCTCCCCGCCACCGCCTTCGGCAACGTCATCGTCACCATCCTCTCCCGCTTCTGGCTTCACGAGCACGTCTCCCGCTCCCGTTGGCTCGGCGTAGCCCTCATCGTCATCGGCGTAGGCTTCGTCGCCAACGGCCCGTCCCGCACCGAATACGCCGCAATAGAAGTGGAGGCCCTACCATGA
- the hpnJ gene encoding hopanoid biosynthesis associated radical SAM protein HpnJ, with amino-acid sequence MPLKTLFLNPPSFEKFDGGASSRWPATREIESYWYPVWLTYPAGMLEGSRLLDAPPHHIKWQEVVEILKDYEFLVLFTSTMGWDGDQKMAEVIKQTYPSIKISFVGPPVTTSPDKALNECPAIDFICRREFDFSVVEYANGKPLNEILGISYKDKATGKILHNPDRPQVTPEELDEMPWATEIYHRDLDVTKYNVPFLLHPYVALYSTRGCPAQCTFCLWPQTLSGHAWRKRSTDDVAAEMKQAKELFPHVKEFFFDDDTFNIQKVRTIELCEKLKPLGLTWSCTSRVTTDYDTLKAMKEAGCRLLIVGYESGDPQILKNIKKGATVQRALDFQRDCHKLGLVVHGDFILGLPGETRESIRNTIDFAKQLDCETIQVSIAHAFPGTEFFDYAKDNGFITNEAMSDDGGHQMAHIEYPGLPVEYVMEMVHKFYDEYYFRPKAAFRVVWQAIVNRDVPRLYTEAKSFMELRSKRNKAVRAVKEANAAKAQESVSMNA; translated from the coding sequence CATGCTGGAAGGCTCCCGTCTCCTCGATGCTCCACCTCACCACATCAAGTGGCAGGAAGTCGTCGAGATCCTCAAGGACTATGAGTTCCTGGTTCTCTTCACCAGCACCATGGGATGGGACGGCGACCAGAAGATGGCCGAGGTCATCAAGCAGACCTACCCCAGCATCAAGATCTCCTTCGTTGGCCCCCCGGTGACCACCTCCCCCGACAAGGCCCTGAACGAGTGCCCAGCCATCGACTTCATCTGCCGCCGCGAGTTCGACTTCTCCGTCGTCGAGTACGCCAACGGCAAGCCGCTCAACGAGATCCTCGGCATCAGCTACAAGGACAAGGCCACCGGCAAGATCCTCCACAACCCAGACCGCCCTCAGGTCACTCCAGAGGAACTCGACGAGATGCCCTGGGCCACCGAGATCTACCACCGCGATCTCGACGTCACCAAGTACAACGTCCCCTTCCTCCTCCACCCTTACGTCGCGCTCTACTCCACCCGTGGCTGCCCCGCCCAGTGCACCTTCTGCCTCTGGCCCCAGACCCTCTCCGGCCACGCCTGGCGCAAGCGCTCCACCGACGACGTAGCGGCCGAGATGAAGCAGGCCAAAGAGCTCTTCCCCCACGTCAAAGAGTTCTTCTTCGACGACGACACCTTCAACATCCAGAAAGTCCGCACCATCGAGCTCTGCGAAAAGCTGAAGCCCCTCGGCCTCACCTGGTCCTGCACCTCGCGCGTCACCACCGACTACGACACCCTCAAAGCCATGAAGGAAGCAGGCTGCCGCCTCCTCATCGTCGGCTACGAGTCCGGTGACCCCCAGATCCTCAAGAACATCAAGAAGGGTGCCACCGTCCAGCGCGCGCTCGACTTCCAGCGCGACTGCCACAAGCTCGGCCTTGTCGTTCACGGCGACTTCATCCTCGGCCTTCCCGGCGAAACTCGCGAGTCGATCCGCAACACCATTGACTTCGCCAAGCAGCTCGACTGCGAGACCATCCAGGTCTCCATCGCGCACGCCTTCCCCGGCACCGAGTTCTTCGACTACGCCAAAGACAACGGCTTCATCACCAATGAGGCGATGAGCGACGACGGCGGCCACCAGATGGCCCACATCGAGTACCCCGGCCTGCCCGTCGAATACGTCATGGAGATGGTGCACAAGTTCTACGACGAGTACTACTTCCGCCCCAAGGCTGCCTTCCGCGTCGTCTGGCAGGCCATCGTCAACCGCGACGTGCCCCGTCTCTACACTGAAGCCAAGTCCTTTATGGAACTCCGTTCCAAGCGCAACAAAGCCGTCCGCGCCGTCAAGGAAGCCAACGCCGCCAAGGCCCAGGAATCTGTCAGCATGAACGCGTAA